A window from Opitutia bacterium ISCC 52 encodes these proteins:
- a CDS encoding efflux RND transporter permease subunit — translation MKSFTEIFIRRPVLAIVVNLVIIIAGIQAVSSLNLREYPKNENAVVTVNTVYLGASAELVRGFITTPLEQAIAEAGGIDYIESISAQGISTITIRLELNYDGNDALAEISSKIDRVRNDLPPSAEVPIINMTTADSQFASCYLSFTSEYMAQNEITDYLIRVVQPRLSAIVGVQRAQILGARTFAARIWLKPDRLAAFDLSPAQVRQAVAVNNILAAPGSTKGALISIDLTTNTDLQTIEEFQKLVVKQEGNTIVRLEDIADVVLGSENYDSDARFSGNRATSMGIYVLPDANSLDVIADVIDEMEALQNDLPVGMEALVNYDSTKYIRNAISEVVTTLVETLVIVVLVIFLFLGSLRSVLVPVVAIPVSLIGSVFLMQVFGFSINLLTLLAIVLSVGLVVDDAIVVVENVDRNLRRGKSPLDAAIDGVRELVGPIIAMTLTLGAVYAPIGFQGGLTGSLFKEFAFTLTGAILISGFVALTLSPVMASGLLKPSSEDRWLKRKINYGFEKVTRFYSGVLNSTLASRPFVYVVWISLSLFTIPMFLVLAKELAPSEDIGVIFGILDTPSNSTIEQTNISADEVNRIWLTFPETDFTFQQTQPNAGFGGMILKPWDERARSVFEILPEVQQKMSSIPGVRVLSITPGALPGGSQFPVEFVITSTADTEVILGFAQEIAQKAAQSGKFAFPPLIDLKIDKPEAELIIDRDKVAALGLNLADVGNDLSAMFGGNYVNRFNIDGRSYKVIPQIKRSERLTSEQLLSIYVTGPNGTTIPLSSIATIEHNTIPRTLNRFQQFNAVKISGVAITTVDDALTFLETEAAKILPQGYNIDYTGESRQLRVEGSKFFSSFGLAIVLIFLLLAAQFNSFRDPFIILLGSVPLAMFGAVIFMFLKMLNPGLAHWTDPFTTTFNIYSQVGLVTLIGIVAKNGILIVEFANELQREGLDKLSAIKEGALTRLRPVLMTSTATIFGHFPLVLVTGPGAEARNSIGLVLVGGMAIGTFFTLLVIPSVYMLLAKDHHGKARFSIHEEGAPVS, via the coding sequence ATGAAGTCCTTTACAGAGATATTTATTAGGCGCCCAGTATTGGCCATAGTCGTAAACCTGGTGATTATCATTGCCGGTATACAGGCTGTGAGCTCCCTGAATTTGCGGGAGTATCCCAAGAACGAAAATGCGGTTGTTACTGTTAATACGGTATATCTAGGGGCTAGTGCGGAGTTGGTCAGAGGTTTTATAACGACTCCACTCGAACAGGCCATCGCCGAGGCTGGCGGTATTGACTACATCGAGTCGATTAGTGCTCAAGGAATTTCAACGATAACGATTCGCTTGGAGTTAAATTACGATGGCAATGACGCTTTGGCAGAAATTAGCTCGAAGATAGACCGCGTCAGGAATGATCTGCCTCCGTCTGCTGAAGTTCCGATTATCAACATGACTACCGCTGATAGTCAGTTTGCTTCCTGTTATCTTTCGTTCACTTCAGAGTACATGGCTCAAAACGAGATCACGGATTATCTTATCCGTGTGGTTCAACCTCGTTTGTCAGCGATCGTCGGTGTTCAACGCGCACAAATCCTTGGAGCCAGAACCTTTGCCGCTCGTATCTGGCTCAAGCCTGACCGGCTGGCTGCATTTGATCTTAGTCCTGCACAAGTTAGGCAAGCAGTTGCTGTCAACAATATCTTGGCAGCTCCCGGTTCGACCAAAGGTGCATTGATCTCCATCGATCTGACCACCAATACCGATCTGCAAACGATTGAGGAATTTCAAAAGCTAGTGGTTAAACAAGAGGGGAACACAATCGTAAGGTTAGAGGATATCGCAGACGTGGTGCTTGGTTCCGAAAATTATGATTCGGACGCGCGCTTTTCTGGAAACCGAGCAACCTCTATGGGGATCTATGTTTTACCGGATGCTAATTCGCTTGATGTGATCGCTGATGTCATTGATGAGATGGAAGCGCTGCAGAACGATTTGCCGGTGGGGATGGAAGCGTTGGTGAATTACGATTCGACGAAATACATTCGCAATGCGATCTCCGAAGTGGTGACAACCCTGGTTGAGACATTGGTGATTGTTGTCCTCGTTATATTTCTGTTTCTCGGTTCTCTGCGCTCTGTTCTAGTCCCGGTGGTTGCGATTCCGGTTTCATTAATCGGCTCCGTATTTCTGATGCAGGTTTTTGGATTCTCTATTAACCTGCTCACATTACTGGCTATCGTGCTTTCTGTGGGACTTGTGGTTGATGATGCCATTGTTGTCGTTGAGAATGTCGACCGAAACTTGCGGCGTGGAAAATCTCCATTGGATGCTGCCATTGATGGCGTGCGAGAACTGGTTGGTCCCATCATAGCGATGACACTCACATTGGGGGCTGTCTATGCGCCCATCGGTTTCCAGGGTGGTCTGACCGGATCCCTCTTTAAGGAATTTGCGTTTACACTTACCGGGGCAATTCTGATTTCTGGCTTTGTGGCATTAACTCTCTCTCCGGTGATGGCTTCAGGATTACTTAAGCCAAGTTCAGAGGATAGATGGCTAAAGCGTAAGATTAACTATGGGTTTGAAAAGGTTACTCGATTCTACTCTGGCGTTCTTAATAGCACCTTGGCTTCACGGCCGTTCGTCTACGTTGTTTGGATCTCTTTGTCTCTATTTACGATTCCTATGTTTCTAGTTTTGGCCAAGGAGTTAGCGCCATCTGAAGATATTGGTGTCATTTTTGGCATCTTGGATACGCCTTCCAATTCGACTATCGAGCAAACAAATATTTCCGCTGATGAAGTGAACCGCATCTGGCTAACTTTCCCCGAAACGGATTTTACCTTTCAGCAAACTCAACCCAATGCTGGGTTTGGAGGCATGATTTTGAAGCCTTGGGATGAGAGAGCTCGATCTGTCTTTGAAATCCTTCCTGAAGTTCAGCAGAAAATGTCGAGCATTCCCGGAGTAAGGGTCCTGAGTATAACTCCAGGTGCGTTACCAGGGGGGAGCCAATTTCCTGTCGAATTCGTTATCACATCTACTGCGGACACAGAGGTTATCTTGGGATTTGCTCAGGAAATTGCACAGAAGGCGGCTCAGAGTGGAAAGTTCGCATTTCCTCCTCTCATTGACCTTAAGATAGATAAACCTGAGGCAGAGCTCATTATAGATCGTGATAAGGTTGCAGCGCTCGGCTTGAATTTGGCTGACGTCGGCAATGATCTCTCAGCGATGTTTGGTGGAAACTACGTGAACCGGTTCAATATCGATGGAAGAAGTTATAAGGTGATTCCTCAAATCAAACGATCCGAAAGACTCACATCAGAACAGTTGCTTTCTATCTATGTTACGGGTCCGAATGGAACTACAATTCCGCTAAGTTCAATCGCAACTATCGAGCACAATACGATTCCCCGAACTTTAAACCGTTTTCAGCAATTCAATGCCGTTAAGATTAGCGGTGTGGCTATTACTACTGTGGATGATGCGCTCACATTTCTTGAAACCGAAGCTGCCAAAATACTACCTCAAGGCTACAATATCGACTACACCGGTGAATCAAGGCAGCTGAGGGTCGAAGGAAGCAAGTTTTTCTCTAGTTTTGGTCTAGCGATTGTATTGATATTCCTGTTACTGGCTGCTCAGTTTAATAGTTTTAGGGATCCGTTCATCATTCTGCTCGGCTCGGTTCCATTGGCTATGTTTGGTGCTGTTATTTTTATGTTTCTTAAAATGCTCAATCCGGGCTTGGCGCATTGGACGGATCCATTTACCACGACCTTTAATATTTATTCTCAAGTTGGTTTGGTAACGCTAATTGGAATCGTCGCTAAGAACGGAATTCTTATTGTGGAATTTGCCAATGAGCTTCAGCGAGAAGGGCTAGATAAGTTGTCAGCAATCAAAGAAGGAGCGCTTACTAGACTCAGGCCCGTGCTCATGACGAGCACCGCAACCATCTTTGGTCACTTTCCATTAGTTCTTGTAACTGGGCCAGGTGCAGAAGCACGAAATAGTATTGGCCTTGTTTTGGTTGGTGGAATGGCAATTGGTACCTTCTTTACCCTGCTCGTCATTCCTAGTGTTTATATGCTTCTTGCAAAAGACCATCACGGTAAGGCTCGCTTTAGCATCCATGAGGAAGGAGCGCCTGTATCATGA
- a CDS encoding efflux RND transporter periplasmic adaptor subunit, translating into MFKKILVTLIVLIVIIGSLVAIKSSQFKAMGEAGADFQLPPEFVTSAPVTESRWVQTLDAVGSLAAVQGVTVTTEAAGKISTLHFESGEVVTQGQLLVELDTSTEEAQLAAAKAEAKLAETNLVRARKLFKSRTVPEAEFDAADAAQLAAAAQVENLQAIIEKKKILAPFDGRLGIRQVDLGQFLNNGNPIVSLQSLDPIFVNFSLPQQSISKVKEGLTVELRVDAYPEEVFTGKLTAVDPSVSAETRTISLQATLDNTDEKLLPGMFATVSVILPDTQLKKIVPATSILYASYGNSVFVINEKDGAMIVDQTFVQVGEARGDFVSIVSDIEPGSIVVSTGAFKLRQGAKVALNNELNTDPQLKPDPEDA; encoded by the coding sequence ATGTTTAAGAAGATCCTCGTTACCCTCATTGTCCTGATTGTGATCATTGGCAGTCTCGTAGCCATTAAGTCTTCTCAGTTCAAAGCTATGGGCGAAGCGGGTGCTGATTTTCAGCTCCCCCCAGAGTTTGTGACGAGTGCACCTGTAACGGAGAGTCGTTGGGTGCAAACATTGGATGCAGTTGGATCGCTTGCCGCCGTTCAAGGTGTGACTGTTACGACTGAGGCTGCGGGAAAGATTTCGACACTACATTTTGAATCAGGCGAGGTGGTTACCCAGGGCCAATTGCTTGTCGAACTGGATACATCGACAGAAGAAGCTCAGTTGGCAGCTGCTAAAGCCGAAGCAAAGCTCGCAGAAACAAACCTTGTGCGGGCGCGGAAGTTATTTAAAAGCAGAACGGTGCCTGAGGCAGAGTTTGATGCCGCGGATGCCGCACAACTGGCTGCAGCTGCCCAAGTTGAAAATCTCCAAGCTATCATAGAGAAAAAGAAAATACTGGCTCCTTTTGACGGTCGGCTTGGAATTCGGCAAGTTGATCTTGGGCAATTCCTAAACAATGGAAACCCCATTGTATCTCTGCAATCGCTTGATCCTATTTTTGTTAATTTTTCGCTTCCTCAACAATCGATTTCAAAAGTGAAGGAGGGGCTGACGGTTGAGCTCCGAGTGGATGCTTATCCAGAAGAGGTATTTACTGGAAAGCTAACCGCCGTTGATCCGAGTGTGAGTGCCGAGACGAGGACGATTAGTCTGCAAGCTACCTTGGATAATACGGACGAAAAGTTATTACCTGGGATGTTTGCCACGGTGTCGGTCATATTACCTGATACCCAACTTAAGAAGATCGTGCCCGCTACCAGTATTCTTTACGCGTCCTATGGTAATTCGGTCTTTGTGATAAACGAAAAAGATGGAGCAATGATCGTAGACCAGACCTTTGTTCAGGTGGGTGAAGCGAGAGGGGATTTTGTTTCCATCGTTTCTGACATCGAGCCTGGAAGCATTGTGGTTTCAACGGGTGCATTTAAACTGAGGCAAGGAGCGAAAGTGGCGTTGAATAACGAGCTCAATACCGATCCTCAACTCAAGCCTGATCCGGAAGACGCATAA
- a CDS encoding energy transducer TonB, with translation MRYRNLFTLLSTIAISLVIDFQVKVFSAEEQPSLYYGANVLVAYEGDSFPLADLQNKRYLIFVNGKKKTLPQTSIIQVQGSLKFSTQFITIENSAYTTENRYYQRLSDEYNELQSLQMSSSNLSIDNTETLFDYEDRLMELDMEMADALAFPDTVRVNLTFTPNWIHENAYLFGLVHFSNQENNEVKKGIKGRMVELNDLIPDDTQTVNFDIRGMPEGFELSKVSYHFYSKGEEIPNNLSEKRRLLNEEETYQFFMLQYMAANEGRTRGPSLYEPLDKASISKYLKEEQINQVILTVLIDEVGNAKDVIIKSGLTEVQKEICELARQVQFFPTLKNGEPI, from the coding sequence ATGAGATATCGAAACCTCTTTACTCTCCTTTCAACAATAGCAATCAGTCTAGTTATTGACTTTCAAGTGAAAGTGTTCTCCGCCGAAGAACAACCCAGCCTGTATTACGGTGCGAATGTGCTTGTTGCTTATGAAGGCGACTCATTTCCCTTAGCTGATCTTCAAAACAAAAGATACCTCATTTTTGTTAACGGCAAAAAGAAGACCTTGCCCCAAACATCCATCATTCAGGTTCAAGGAAGCCTGAAGTTTAGCACCCAGTTCATAACCATCGAAAACTCGGCTTACACGACCGAGAACCGATACTACCAAAGGCTTTCTGATGAATATAACGAACTGCAAAGCCTGCAGATGTCTTCTTCGAATCTAAGCATAGACAACACCGAAACTCTATTTGACTACGAGGATCGACTGATGGAGCTCGATATGGAAATGGCAGATGCATTGGCATTTCCCGACACGGTTCGAGTAAACCTGACCTTCACACCGAACTGGATTCACGAAAATGCATATCTCTTCGGGTTAGTTCATTTCTCAAACCAAGAAAATAATGAAGTCAAAAAAGGGATCAAAGGCCGAATGGTTGAATTAAATGATCTGATTCCCGATGACACTCAAACCGTAAACTTTGATATCCGAGGAATGCCTGAGGGGTTTGAACTGAGTAAAGTCTCCTATCATTTCTATTCCAAAGGCGAAGAAATCCCCAATAATCTGTCCGAAAAACGCCGATTGTTGAATGAAGAAGAGACCTACCAGTTTTTCATGCTTCAATACATGGCTGCTAATGAGGGCAGAACACGGGGCCCAAGCCTCTACGAACCCTTGGACAAAGCATCTATTTCAAAGTACCTGAAAGAAGAGCAAATTAACCAGGTCATTTTGACCGTCCTCATTGATGAGGTGGGTAATGCAAAGGATGTCATTATAAAATCAGGATTGACTGAAGTTCAAAAGGAAATCTGTGAACTCGCTCGGCAAGTCCAGTTTTTCCCCACGCTAAAGAATGGCGAACCGATTTAG
- the typA gene encoding translational GTPase TypA — MESSTIRNIAIIAHVDHGKTTLVDKLLQQSGTFRENQAVEERVMDSMDLEREKGITIKAKNTAVIWNGTTINIVDTPGHADFGAEVERVMKMVDGVLLLVDAAEGPQAQTRWVLKKALGHGLKPIVVVNKVDRDTAQPEVIHDKVLELFLDLEANEEQFNAPFLYGSAKDGWADKDLDGPRANMDALFETVVENIPAPVVEDAPFRMLVSNIDWNDFVGRVAVGRILSGSIKQGETVHALRKDGSKQRVKITKLFTYSGVKTSDSAEGIAGDIIGLAGFEDIDIGDTLAATPDAETLPFVEIDPATIQMEFAVNDGPLAGRDGKKVTSRQIRERLIRETQSNISISLEDTDKSTTFKVNARGAMQIAVLVETMRREGFELLVSRPNVLYKEIDGQNCEPFERVWVEAPSDMLGGVMEALSNRKATITNLEHHHTGVTVEAEISTRGLIGFESELVNLTSGHGVMSHLFHEYRPFAGEITTRLTGTLVSMDQGKAATYALEALQTRGKLFVGPGDEVYGGQVVGENPRNHSLPVNPTKEKQLDNMRSSGKDNTVALTPPIQFSLERAIEYIEQDELVEATPKHLRLRKRILDAGQRRKEEKKRAVATT; from the coding sequence ATGGAATCCAGCACCATCAGAAACATCGCAATCATTGCGCACGTTGATCACGGTAAGACCACCCTAGTGGACAAGCTCTTACAGCAAAGCGGCACCTTTCGCGAAAACCAGGCCGTTGAAGAACGGGTCATGGATTCCATGGATCTGGAGCGCGAAAAAGGTATCACCATCAAGGCCAAGAACACGGCCGTTATCTGGAATGGTACTACCATCAACATCGTTGATACACCGGGTCACGCCGATTTCGGCGCTGAAGTGGAACGAGTCATGAAAATGGTCGATGGTGTGCTCTTATTAGTGGATGCGGCTGAAGGTCCACAGGCTCAGACCCGCTGGGTACTCAAGAAAGCACTCGGACATGGTCTAAAACCAATCGTAGTCGTAAACAAAGTCGACCGCGACACTGCCCAACCTGAGGTCATTCACGACAAGGTGTTGGAGCTGTTCCTGGATCTGGAAGCCAACGAAGAACAATTTAACGCCCCTTTCCTTTACGGAAGTGCCAAGGACGGTTGGGCGGACAAGGACCTTGATGGTCCCAGAGCCAACATGGACGCCCTCTTTGAAACGGTGGTTGAAAACATTCCAGCTCCTGTAGTCGAAGATGCCCCTTTCCGCATGCTCGTCAGTAACATCGATTGGAATGATTTTGTTGGACGTGTTGCAGTGGGTAGAATCCTAAGCGGATCCATCAAACAAGGCGAAACCGTGCATGCTCTTAGAAAAGACGGCTCCAAGCAGCGCGTAAAAATCACCAAGCTTTTTACTTATAGTGGAGTGAAGACCTCGGATTCGGCTGAAGGAATTGCTGGCGACATCATTGGATTGGCAGGTTTTGAGGACATCGATATCGGAGACACTTTAGCAGCGACTCCTGATGCGGAAACCCTTCCATTCGTTGAGATTGATCCCGCAACCATTCAGATGGAGTTTGCTGTGAACGACGGACCGTTGGCTGGCCGCGATGGGAAAAAAGTAACTTCCCGACAAATCCGCGAACGCCTCATCCGCGAAACCCAATCAAACATATCAATAAGCCTGGAAGACACGGACAAATCCACAACTTTCAAGGTGAACGCACGTGGTGCCATGCAGATTGCGGTCTTGGTAGAAACGATGCGCCGTGAAGGATTTGAGCTTCTTGTTTCCCGCCCGAACGTACTCTATAAAGAGATCGATGGCCAAAACTGTGAACCTTTCGAACGCGTTTGGGTGGAAGCACCGTCCGATATGCTCGGAGGCGTTATGGAAGCGTTGAGCAACCGGAAAGCAACCATCACCAACCTGGAACACCATCACACGGGTGTAACCGTGGAAGCAGAAATTTCCACGCGCGGCCTGATCGGCTTTGAAAGTGAGTTGGTAAACCTGACTAGCGGGCACGGGGTGATGAGTCACCTGTTCCACGAGTATCGTCCATTTGCCGGTGAAATCACTACACGTCTCACGGGCACTCTTGTCTCCATGGACCAAGGGAAAGCAGCTACCTATGCGTTGGAAGCCTTACAAACTCGAGGTAAACTTTTTGTAGGACCTGGAGATGAAGTATATGGAGGCCAAGTCGTGGGGGAGAATCCACGAAATCATAGCTTGCCAGTCAACCCTACCAAGGAAAAGCAATTGGATAACATGCGTTCGAGCGGCAAGGACAACACCGTAGCTCTCACACCTCCCATCCAATTCAGCCTAGAAAGAGCCATCGAATACATCGAACAGGATGAGCTAGTAGAAGCGACCCCGAAGCACCTAAGGCTCAGGAAACGGATTCTCGATGCAGGTCAACGTCGCAAAGAAGAAAAGAAGCGTGCGGTGGCAACTACCTAG
- a CDS encoding trans-2-enoyl-CoA reductase family protein — MIIKPKVRGFICITAHPEGCAANVQEQIDYVQSQGTFEGGPKKVLVIGSSTGYGLSARIAAAFGSNASTVGVFFERPSTNGRTASAGWYNSVSFEEKAKAAGLYAKSVNGDAFSDSIKDEVIEILKNDVGPVDLVVYSLAAPRREHPKTGAIHKSTLKPLGEAFVGPTLDTDKDIIKEVTLDPATDQDIADTVAVMGGEDWEMWMNALEENNLLADGCRSVAFSYIGPKVTWPIYWNGTIGQAKTDLDATAKRIDAMLKVKRGSAFVSVNKAVVTQASSAIPVVPLYISILFKVMKEKGLHEGCIEQLYRLYASQMYNDNAIDFDEEGRARIDDWEMKPEIQEAVAELWDQATNENFQEISDYAGYKSEFLKLFGFGYDSVDYEAETEPERDFS, encoded by the coding sequence ATGATCATTAAACCCAAAGTTCGCGGATTTATTTGTATTACAGCTCATCCTGAAGGATGTGCAGCCAACGTTCAGGAACAAATCGATTACGTTCAGTCACAAGGCACTTTTGAAGGTGGCCCAAAGAAAGTCTTAGTCATCGGCTCGTCGACAGGTTATGGCCTCTCTGCACGGATCGCAGCAGCTTTTGGGAGTAATGCATCGACCGTCGGAGTATTCTTCGAGCGTCCCTCCACTAATGGCCGAACGGCATCAGCTGGTTGGTACAACTCTGTTTCTTTCGAAGAAAAAGCCAAAGCAGCTGGCCTCTATGCGAAGAGCGTGAACGGCGATGCATTTTCAGACTCAATAAAAGACGAAGTCATTGAAATTTTGAAAAATGATGTGGGTCCGGTCGACCTAGTCGTCTATAGCTTGGCAGCCCCAAGACGCGAACACCCCAAAACGGGAGCGATTCATAAGAGCACTTTGAAGCCTCTAGGTGAGGCATTCGTTGGCCCCACCCTGGATACAGACAAAGACATTATCAAAGAAGTGACTCTCGATCCCGCAACCGATCAGGATATTGCAGACACCGTAGCAGTCATGGGTGGCGAAGACTGGGAAATGTGGATGAATGCCCTGGAAGAAAACAACCTTTTGGCAGATGGCTGCCGGAGTGTCGCATTCTCTTACATTGGACCCAAAGTAACCTGGCCCATTTATTGGAACGGAACCATTGGTCAGGCAAAAACTGACCTTGATGCCACCGCCAAACGCATCGACGCCATGCTTAAAGTCAAAAGAGGCTCAGCATTCGTAAGCGTGAATAAGGCGGTCGTTACTCAAGCCAGTTCCGCCATTCCAGTAGTTCCACTTTATATCTCGATTCTTTTCAAGGTGATGAAAGAAAAGGGACTCCACGAAGGCTGCATCGAGCAGCTTTATCGTTTGTATGCTTCTCAAATGTATAATGACAACGCCATTGATTTCGATGAAGAGGGTCGCGCCAGGATCGACGATTGGGAAATGAAGCCCGAGATCCAGGAAGCCGTTGCCGAATTATGGGACCAAGCAACCAACGAGAACTTCCAAGAAATTTCTGACTACGCTGGTTACAAATCCGAGTTTTTGAAGCTCTTTGGCTTTGGATACGACTCCGTTGATTACGAAGCGGAAACCGAGCCAGAAAGAGACTTCAGCTAA
- the erpA gene encoding iron-sulfur cluster insertion protein ErpA, whose product MISLTESAARKIESLQKEKADESKRLRIFVEAGGCSGLEYGMSFDMEKDGDNVLESYGVSFLMDATSLAYLDGSIVDFDDGLNGKGFEIKNPNAKTTCGCGRSFN is encoded by the coding sequence ATGATTTCACTGACTGAATCTGCTGCTCGAAAAATTGAATCACTCCAGAAAGAAAAGGCTGATGAGTCCAAGCGCTTGCGCATATTTGTCGAAGCCGGTGGATGCTCTGGATTAGAATATGGAATGAGCTTCGATATGGAGAAAGACGGGGACAATGTCTTGGAGAGTTATGGTGTCTCTTTCCTGATGGACGCGACCAGTCTTGCCTATTTGGATGGATCTATCGTCGACTTTGATGATGGCTTAAACGGCAAGGGATTCGAAATAAAAAATCCCAATGCCAAGACGACCTGCGGTTGCGGTCGCTCCTTTAACTAA
- a CDS encoding serine/threonine protein kinase, translating into MQLNEISDQLKIDLVRKIAEGGMGIVHEAVQNGAGGFEKSIAVKLIREEYSQVRDFRSNFFGEAQLVADLIHTNIVQTYHLGEVNGQYFITMELVRGINLSEFINIHRGLRKKIPVDLAVFIASRLARGASYAHRKRDRRGRELGIVHRDINPRNVMLACEGDVKLTDFGIAKARNLMYNQEGRIIAGRYEYISPEQARKEVTDARADLFSIGVVLAEMLEGYNRFLGIDDDASIENILEMEIPNYEEQREGIDSHLNNILQKLLTRDRDQRYQEAVEVLTDLEFYMYGEGYGPTNEKLSLYLGHIFNEAGFFEKDPTLEYFFSPLDQEPTQPTKF; encoded by the coding sequence ATGCAGCTAAACGAAATTTCAGACCAGCTTAAGATCGACCTTGTGCGTAAAATCGCAGAAGGCGGCATGGGAATTGTTCATGAAGCAGTGCAAAATGGCGCAGGAGGTTTTGAAAAATCCATCGCGGTGAAACTCATTCGTGAAGAATACTCCCAGGTTAGGGATTTTCGGAGCAATTTTTTTGGAGAAGCTCAACTCGTAGCCGATTTAATCCACACCAATATTGTGCAGACTTATCATCTCGGTGAGGTCAATGGACAGTACTTTATCACCATGGAGCTGGTGCGTGGCATCAATCTCAGCGAGTTCATTAACATACACCGCGGCCTCCGAAAGAAAATCCCGGTTGATTTAGCCGTTTTTATCGCCAGTCGTCTTGCCAGAGGCGCTTCCTACGCTCATCGCAAGCGGGATCGCCGAGGTCGAGAACTCGGCATCGTACACAGAGATATCAATCCAAGAAATGTCATGCTCGCCTGCGAAGGTGACGTGAAGCTCACCGACTTCGGCATAGCGAAAGCACGCAACCTGATGTATAATCAAGAAGGCAGAATCATCGCAGGTCGTTATGAGTATATTTCCCCTGAGCAGGCGCGCAAAGAAGTGACCGATGCGCGGGCCGACCTGTTCTCAATCGGAGTCGTCCTGGCAGAAATGCTGGAAGGTTATAATCGATTTCTTGGAATCGATGATGACGCATCGATAGAAAACATTCTGGAAATGGAGATTCCCAACTACGAAGAACAACGAGAGGGGATCGACTCACACCTGAATAACATTTTGCAAAAGCTTCTCACAAGAGATCGTGACCAACGATACCAGGAAGCAGTAGAAGTGCTAACCGACCTCGAATTCTACATGTACGGTGAGGGATACGGTCCTACGAATGAGAAACTATCCCTTTACCTGGGACACATCTTTAATGAAGCGGGATTCTTCGAAAAGGATCCTACCCTGGAATATTTCTTTTCGCCCTTAGACCAAGAACCCACCCAACCTACAAAATTCTAG